Proteins found in one Bremerella volcania genomic segment:
- a CDS encoding type II secretion system protein, producing MTSRPRACHRGFTLVELLVVITIIGILAGLALVGIRTAVVAAQNAAMKVEVANIAQALDLYKQDNGAYPPDGNTIVLTATQRTTALNRHLQKIFPQRNSGTDVFDTSTSTGRDYIKQIAEDTGIIRDGAWDGAMDTDAYNFAALDPTEAYVLFLMGFSPDVENPITGTGERTPIFEFDETRLTDEDDDGWWSYHPKFTEAEYVYFNAKTYDDGTNVAEYDFTSDPGLADGIARPYGTINANGDFAWAEDGKFQLICAGLDGHFGSYTDPDEMKMYPSGTTQSVASTSVAYSLEDFDNIVNFGEAATLESDTDL from the coding sequence ATGACATCCCGTCCACGCGCATGCCATCGTGGCTTTACCCTCGTCGAATTGCTGGTGGTCATCACCATCATCGGCATTCTGGCAGGTCTCGCCCTGGTCGGCATCCGAACCGCCGTTGTCGCGGCACAGAATGCGGCAATGAAAGTTGAAGTCGCCAACATTGCCCAGGCACTCGACCTCTATAAGCAAGATAATGGTGCTTACCCGCCAGATGGCAACACCATCGTCCTCACTGCGACCCAGCGTACGACCGCGTTGAATCGACACCTGCAAAAGATCTTCCCTCAACGAAATAGCGGGACGGACGTTTTTGATACCAGCACCTCGACGGGGCGCGATTACATCAAGCAGATTGCAGAAGACACCGGCATCATTCGTGATGGTGCCTGGGACGGGGCCATGGACACCGACGCGTACAACTTCGCCGCGCTCGACCCGACCGAAGCCTACGTCTTGTTTCTGATGGGTTTCAGCCCCGACGTCGAAAACCCGATCACCGGCACCGGCGAACGCACGCCAATTTTTGAGTTTGATGAAACTCGCCTGACCGACGAAGACGACGATGGCTGGTGGTCGTATCATCCGAAATTTACTGAAGCGGAATACGTCTACTTCAACGCGAAGACTTACGACGACGGAACAAACGTCGCCGAATACGACTTCACCAGCGATCCCGGCCTGGCCGACGGCATCGCCCGCCCCTACGGCACGATCAACGCCAACGGCGATTTTGCCTGGGCCGAAGATGGCAAGTTTCAGCTGATCTGTGCCGGGCTCGATGGCCATTTCGGCAGCTACACCGACCCCGACGAAATGAAGATGTACCCATCCGGCACAACGCAAAGCGTCGCCTCGACCAGCGTTGCCTACTCGCTGGAAGACTTCGACAACATCGTGAACTTCGGCGAGGCCGCTACGCTCGAGAGCGACACCGATTTGTAA
- a CDS encoding prepilin-type N-terminal cleavage/methylation domain-containing protein, which translates to MSLYKRNHREVRHGMTIVELLVVLGVLAILLGIAATAVKTGTRGKKQREAARQVNAYIAAAQAKAQQVNRRVGIEIVRNLTDVDDSGDFTSGTDTGIGNASLLMYTIETPPPYAGDTVSAGLYVDSPSLTQIDLIDDPSNRVATSASTLLSAGDIVEIRLNYRGPKYPAEVITMHSSGMPATPFRLRVTLPADNREVFYTGQFVPFQIYLQPGRTSTTPLQLPTDMCIDLTCSGIGNVGNEFANWVAGSNNSIRFLFSPRGNVDRVSVNGSTWGIPAGNLHMLVGKYDYAVDALDVMGTDGINEVTVVPMAGGVNYEDYLTPSNTDLNTNLADATAMWVSVNFLTGQITTTRNKLIQNSFLNSGTFTTLSQSEKNQAILAESRDFARSVLIVQGQGDN; encoded by the coding sequence ATGAGCTTATACAAGCGAAACCACCGCGAAGTTCGCCACGGCATGACGATTGTGGAGTTGCTCGTCGTGCTGGGTGTGCTTGCCATTCTGCTGGGCATCGCCGCCACGGCGGTCAAAACCGGTACGCGTGGCAAGAAACAGCGGGAAGCGGCTCGCCAGGTGAACGCTTACATCGCGGCAGCCCAAGCCAAAGCACAGCAAGTCAATCGTCGTGTGGGGATTGAGATCGTTCGTAACCTGACTGATGTCGATGACAGCGGTGACTTTACCTCTGGCACGGATACCGGGATCGGGAACGCCTCGCTGCTGATGTATACCATCGAAACCCCGCCCCCCTATGCTGGCGATACGGTTTCCGCAGGGCTTTACGTCGACTCACCGTCACTCACGCAAATCGACCTGATTGATGACCCGAGCAATCGAGTGGCGACATCGGCTTCTACGCTATTAAGCGCAGGCGATATTGTGGAAATTCGCTTGAATTATCGGGGACCGAAATACCCCGCGGAAGTGATAACCATGCACTCTAGCGGCATGCCAGCAACTCCATTCCGACTTCGGGTCACGCTGCCGGCAGACAATCGCGAGGTGTTTTACACGGGACAGTTCGTCCCCTTTCAGATCTACCTGCAACCGGGCCGTACCAGTACGACTCCGCTTCAACTGCCGACCGATATGTGCATCGATCTGACATGCTCAGGCATCGGCAACGTCGGCAATGAGTTCGCTAACTGGGTCGCTGGATCCAACAACTCGATTCGGTTCTTGTTCAGCCCGCGCGGGAATGTCGACCGTGTTTCGGTCAACGGAAGCACCTGGGGAATCCCAGCAGGCAACCTGCACATGTTGGTTGGCAAGTACGACTATGCCGTCGACGCGCTCGACGTGATGGGTACCGATGGAATCAACGAAGTAACCGTCGTTCCGATGGCTGGCGGGGTGAACTACGAAGACTACCTCACTCCATCCAATACTGATTTGAACACTAATCTTGCCGATGCCACGGCCATGTGGGTATCGGTGAACTTCCTGACAGGGCAAATCACAACCACGCGGAACAAGTTGATTCAGAATTCGTTCCTCAACAGCGGCACGTTTACGACGCTGTCGCAGTCGGAAAAGAATCAGGCCATCCTGGCCGAATCGCGCGACTTTGCCCGTAGCGTTCTGATCGTTCAGGGACAAGGGGATAACTAA
- a CDS encoding DUF58 domain-containing protein — translation MSEAGSRMFSWFRLRGVSITQEGTYYFLVFIFILAGAIVRSNIQLLMILACMLLGPLLFNLWVVTSSLRNLKFSRRVPSLLSCDDPFFVELTAKNGGRHATYAVVIEDKLMQVEGYDPEPAQEVDVFFAKIGNKDEAAISYKAVIRKRGKYQLGPLSATTAFPLGLMRSTRLDTLVTTIVVMPRLGQMTPAWRRMIQQEKSGFASSRRQHGLLEGDFYGLREWRNGDPKQWIHWRSSAKQGELVVRQFEKQNQQDFVLIVDAWLPETPTDEDKDRAERIISMAATAVRELAVVGGCQLQLISCGESTESIVGNVSQAFVVQAMHDLAVLVPTDEHDIGSTMANCLRTSRPGSRVILLTTRKTDLSDTEVFAPVWNDAKLRSELGRVKTVSAGRGDDAMFFHMPTPRNTRKTESLS, via the coding sequence ATGTCGGAAGCCGGTTCGAGGATGTTCTCATGGTTTCGCTTGCGTGGTGTCTCCATTACGCAAGAAGGAACATACTATTTTCTGGTATTCATCTTCATTCTGGCCGGGGCGATCGTCCGTAGCAACATCCAGTTGCTGATGATCTTGGCCTGCATGTTGTTGGGCCCTTTGCTGTTCAATTTATGGGTTGTTACAAGCAGTCTGCGCAACTTGAAGTTCTCGCGACGGGTTCCTTCGCTGCTTTCGTGTGACGACCCATTTTTCGTCGAACTTACCGCGAAGAATGGGGGGCGTCATGCCACGTACGCGGTTGTTATCGAAGACAAGCTTATGCAAGTCGAAGGGTACGACCCGGAGCCTGCTCAGGAAGTAGACGTCTTCTTTGCCAAGATCGGCAACAAGGACGAAGCGGCCATCTCGTACAAAGCGGTCATTCGCAAACGGGGTAAGTACCAACTGGGGCCCCTTTCGGCAACGACCGCATTTCCGCTGGGGCTGATGCGGAGCACGCGCTTGGACACGCTGGTTACCACCATCGTCGTCATGCCCCGTCTAGGACAGATGACGCCGGCCTGGCGAAGGATGATCCAGCAGGAGAAGTCCGGCTTCGCCTCGTCACGTCGTCAGCATGGTTTGCTGGAGGGGGACTTTTACGGCCTGCGAGAATGGCGAAACGGAGACCCCAAACAGTGGATCCATTGGCGTAGCAGCGCCAAGCAGGGAGAACTGGTCGTCCGGCAATTCGAGAAGCAGAACCAGCAGGACTTCGTGTTGATCGTTGATGCGTGGCTACCCGAAACGCCAACCGACGAAGACAAAGATCGTGCCGAACGCATTATCAGCATGGCTGCTACGGCGGTTCGCGAGTTGGCCGTCGTCGGGGGATGCCAACTACAGCTGATCAGTTGCGGTGAGTCGACCGAGAGCATCGTCGGGAACGTCTCGCAGGCATTCGTCGTTCAAGCGATGCATGATTTGGCTGTTCTGGTACCTACTGACGAGCATGACATCGGGTCGACGATGGCCAACTGTTTACGAACTTCTCGGCCAGGGTCACGCGTGATTCTTCTTACCACACGTAAGACCGATTTGTCAGATACGGAAGTCTTTGCCCCTGTCTGGAACGACGCAAAGCTGCGTAGTGAACTCGGACGAGTGAAAACGGTCTCGGCGGGACGGGGAGACGATGCCATGTTCTTTCACATGCCAACCCCGCGAAACACCAGGAAAACGGAGAGCTTGTCATGA
- a CDS encoding type II secretion system F family protein, producing MPTYQFEAMDAQGQEIRDVIEAPTEDDAQATIRQMGYFVTRINEKKSREKKAQGKKANRGFAIGGVSHRQLTTFTRQLAILQNAGLPILRSLKILEQQAKPGRLKNSLMDVCEDIESGAGLSEAMAKCPKCFNRLYVNMIRAGEAGGALEVILMRLADFMERDADLRRKVQGAMIYPCVVITVAVGILTFIMIKIVPTFRQIFEEFELDLPAMTELLITISNGVVNYWYCIPLIPVAVFLFVKLLRKFKHGRMGWDLFFLNIPIFGGLVEKNVLARTTRTLGTLISSGVPILECLNIARDTSGNAMFERMYHNVSESVKEGESIFKPMEENCRAPFHPIALFLWVIFPVAPFISFFFIPAMQPFAWQAVGVAGAVGAGWYFLTLRRRMVELFVTNMIDVGEETGELDTMLYKVADTYDEDVKVLTDSLTKIMEPLLIVFLGFSVGFIVIALFLPLVDLIQNLS from the coding sequence ATGCCAACCTATCAATTTGAAGCGATGGACGCTCAAGGTCAGGAGATCCGCGACGTCATCGAGGCCCCAACCGAAGACGATGCCCAGGCTACTATTCGGCAGATGGGCTACTTCGTTACTCGCATCAACGAAAAGAAATCGCGAGAAAAGAAGGCCCAGGGGAAAAAGGCCAACCGCGGCTTCGCCATCGGCGGCGTCAGCCATCGTCAATTGACCACGTTTACGCGTCAGTTGGCTATTCTGCAGAACGCCGGTCTGCCGATTCTGCGAAGCCTGAAAATTCTCGAACAACAAGCCAAGCCAGGCCGACTCAAAAACAGCTTGATGGACGTCTGCGAAGACATCGAATCAGGTGCCGGCCTTTCCGAAGCGATGGCCAAGTGCCCCAAGTGCTTCAATCGCCTATACGTGAACATGATTCGTGCTGGTGAAGCGGGCGGTGCGTTGGAAGTCATTCTGATGCGTCTGGCCGACTTCATGGAACGCGACGCCGACCTTCGCCGCAAGGTGCAAGGTGCGATGATCTATCCGTGCGTGGTGATCACGGTCGCCGTCGGTATCTTGACGTTCATCATGATCAAGATCGTGCCGACGTTCCGTCAGATCTTCGAGGAATTCGAGTTAGATCTGCCGGCCATGACCGAGCTGCTGATCACCATCAGTAACGGTGTGGTCAACTACTGGTACTGCATCCCGCTGATTCCGGTGGCCGTGTTCCTGTTCGTTAAATTACTCCGCAAATTCAAACATGGCCGCATGGGCTGGGACTTGTTCTTCCTGAACATCCCCATCTTCGGCGGCCTGGTCGAGAAGAACGTCCTTGCCCGTACCACGCGTACGCTAGGCACGCTGATTTCGTCCGGTGTTCCGATTCTGGAATGCCTGAACATCGCCCGTGACACGAGCGGCAACGCCATGTTCGAGCGGATGTATCACAACGTTTCGGAATCGGTGAAAGAGGGTGAATCGATTTTTAAACCGATGGAAGAGAACTGCCGAGCACCCTTCCATCCGATCGCGCTTTTCCTGTGGGTTATCTTCCCGGTAGCCCCCTTCATTTCATTCTTTTTCATTCCCGCGATGCAGCCGTTTGCCTGGCAGGCAGTCGGCGTGGCCGGTGCGGTTGGGGCCGGCTGGTACTTCCTCACGCTGCGGCGACGAATGGTGGAACTGTTTGTTACCAACATGATCGACGTGGGGGAAGAGACGGGTGAACTCGACACCATGTTGTACAAGGTGGCCGATACCTACGACGAAGACGTCAAGGTTCTCACCGACTCGCTCACCAAAATCATGGAACCGCTGCTGATCGTGTTCCTCGGCTTTTCCGTCGGGTTCATCGTGATCGCACTGTTCCTTCCGCTGGTCGACTTGATTCAGAACCTGAGTTAA
- a CDS encoding type II secretion system protein, with protein MPITARQFAIRLTRPAFTLVELLVVMGVLAMLSSLVLVGLSSAAEQARANRTRSQVQKIHELLMPRWEEYRYRRVQASKSGNVRARQTARVDRIREMMRIEMPDRMSDVIDAPVSLNSTPALQLRYQRAVTNATGAANFTAAQSIWTSDHESSECLYMILASIQSGETNGLDFFKPSEIGDTDDDGVPEILDGWGQPILFIRWPFGYPEIATSTSGERRNGLSQLMDNTSPDPFDPLGVRGGRTTTSTSPRIEYAHFPLYPLIFSAGPDGLYNIQVDIGQDYSTTTPPNNPYMEVSGTPPQRVGQIADTSGEELDNITNHVLVIAGNSQ; from the coding sequence ATGCCAATTACGGCAAGACAATTCGCAATACGCCTGACGCGTCCCGCGTTCACCCTGGTGGAACTGCTGGTCGTGATGGGAGTGCTCGCGATGCTGAGCAGCCTGGTTTTGGTCGGCCTCTCATCGGCCGCCGAACAGGCCCGCGCCAACCGCACTCGCAGCCAGGTCCAAAAAATCCACGAGCTGCTGATGCCGCGGTGGGAAGAATATCGGTATCGCCGAGTGCAAGCCAGCAAATCGGGAAATGTCCGGGCCCGGCAAACGGCTCGGGTGGATCGGATTCGCGAAATGATGCGTATCGAGATGCCGGACCGCATGTCCGACGTCATTGATGCTCCCGTTTCGCTGAACAGCACTCCTGCGTTGCAGCTTCGCTATCAGCGAGCGGTGACCAATGCGACCGGCGCTGCGAATTTCACGGCAGCCCAATCGATTTGGACAAGTGACCATGAAAGTTCCGAATGTCTCTACATGATTCTGGCATCGATCCAGAGTGGCGAGACGAACGGACTTGATTTCTTCAAGCCATCGGAAATTGGCGATACCGACGATGATGGAGTGCCGGAGATTCTGGACGGGTGGGGACAACCGATTCTGTTCATCCGATGGCCCTTCGGGTATCCGGAAATCGCTACCTCGACATCGGGTGAACGCCGCAATGGGTTGTCCCAATTGATGGACAACACGTCACCCGATCCGTTCGATCCTCTCGGAGTTCGCGGTGGCCGCACGACGACATCCACGTCGCCTCGAATCGAATACGCACACTTTCCACTTTATCCGTTGATTTTTTCTGCTGGTCCCGACGGGCTTTACAACATTCAAGTGGATATTGGCCAGGATTACAGCACAACGACACCTCCCAACAATCCTTACATGGAGGTCTCCGGAACGCCTCCGCAACGAGTTGGGCAGATCGCCGACACTTCGGGCGAAGAACTCGACAACATCACCAATCATGTACTCGTGATCGCGGGGAATAGTCAATGA
- the ychF gene encoding redox-regulated ATPase YchF has translation MEAGIVGLPNVGKSTLFNALTAAGIASENYPFCTIEPNVGIVSVPDPRLDVIQSFIKTQKVIPAILRLVDIAGIVRGASEGEGLGNKFLSHIREVDAIIHVVRCFQEPNVIHVDGSVDPIRDIETIDTELMLADLQTVESARDKAARTARSGDKDAKAKVEILNQCQTLLAEGKPLRSADWHDPEMFNIVRNYGLLTAKSVLYLANVDEDNLTGEGEVVDRVRARAAAEGGEVVPVCAKIESELSELDDYDRKEMLESVGLDEPALAVVARAAYKLLGLQSYFTAGEKEVRAWTIPIGATAPQAAGVIHSDFERGFIRAECYSLEDLETYKSEKAIREAGKLRVEGKSYVMKDGDIVHFLFNV, from the coding sequence ATGGAAGCCGGAATCGTCGGGCTGCCGAATGTCGGTAAATCGACCCTATTCAACGCGTTAACTGCTGCGGGCATCGCCAGCGAAAATTACCCTTTCTGTACGATCGAACCGAACGTGGGGATTGTATCTGTCCCAGATCCTCGCTTGGATGTGATTCAGAGCTTCATCAAGACCCAGAAGGTGATTCCCGCCATTTTGCGCCTAGTCGATATCGCTGGCATCGTGCGGGGCGCTTCCGAAGGGGAAGGCCTGGGCAATAAGTTCCTGTCCCATATCCGTGAGGTCGACGCCATCATACATGTCGTCCGCTGTTTTCAAGAGCCCAACGTTATCCACGTGGACGGAAGTGTCGACCCGATTCGCGACATCGAAACAATCGATACCGAGTTGATGCTGGCCGACCTGCAAACGGTGGAATCGGCTCGTGACAAGGCCGCCCGAACGGCCCGTTCCGGTGATAAGGACGCCAAGGCCAAGGTCGAGATTCTAAATCAATGCCAGACCCTGCTCGCCGAAGGTAAGCCTCTGCGTTCGGCGGATTGGCACGATCCTGAAATGTTCAATATCGTGCGTAACTACGGGCTGCTGACTGCCAAAAGCGTTCTTTATCTGGCCAATGTTGACGAAGACAACCTGACCGGCGAAGGAGAAGTGGTCGATCGAGTTCGTGCACGGGCCGCGGCCGAAGGGGGAGAAGTGGTCCCCGTATGTGCCAAGATCGAGTCGGAACTGAGCGAACTGGACGACTACGATCGAAAAGAGATGCTCGAAAGCGTTGGCCTGGACGAACCAGCTTTAGCGGTTGTCGCCCGGGCAGCCTACAAGCTTCTTGGCCTGCAAAGTTATTTCACCGCCGGTGAGAAAGAAGTTCGAGCCTGGACGATTCCAATTGGAGCGACGGCACCGCAAGCTGCCGGCGTGATTCACTCTGACTTCGAACGGGGCTTCATACGGGCAGAATGCTATTCGCTAGAAGATCTGGAAACGTACAAGAGTGAAAAGGCGATTCGCGAAGCTGGTAAGCTGCGCGTCGAAGGCAAGAGCTACGTCATGAAGGATGGGGACATCGTTCACTTCCTGTTTAACGTTTAA
- a CDS encoding type IV pilus modification PilV family protein, with amino-acid sequence MFRLPHPKMIHHRVHLGVTLIEVMMSTMVVSLGILGLVALIPLGTHLTERGVRADRIASLGPRAFHEARARGVFNPNNWVTQTTTPSGEQTLAFMTETQPAMLVRQPYLIDPTFFGGTAVHPSRRYFPYPTTFARNDSSTTPDAYTDANMTTTWNGSTLINGVGSDGDKLIRMWRLGVERSSGVGLSLAQSKFAFQSNDDLAFERPDDGDLSSFQRFYQRGGSGVRRQALGEYSWMVMLVPEPTETYECRGSLSNTVTRPYENWLNPPINYNHIDSTVTTAVRADLRSIVEAKATDEYTAHVIIMRNRLGLIPDGDTTTTPSGAVDGEDTSDPESLEYTNERVLRVTDFFGSGGFSTGEVTIFQEGGTLEQAEDQTLKISNGDWICLARRLPSRRIFPGMPPTRTNSRYPRGDIYQWYKVVMVDDVVPDGSGNYSRRLTINGPDWPVEETDADGTAGTLLSVPTHAIIVDGVVGVYSKRVRLETQTPWSP; translated from the coding sequence ATGTTTCGTTTGCCACATCCCAAGATGATTCATCACCGCGTGCATCTCGGCGTTACGCTGATCGAGGTGATGATGTCCACCATGGTGGTCAGCCTGGGCATCTTAGGCCTGGTCGCGCTGATTCCGCTGGGGACCCACCTGACCGAGCGGGGCGTTCGCGCCGACCGGATCGCCAGCCTGGGTCCGCGTGCCTTCCACGAAGCCCGTGCCCGCGGCGTGTTCAATCCGAACAACTGGGTCACGCAAACGACGACCCCCTCCGGCGAACAAACCCTTGCGTTCATGACTGAAACACAACCGGCCATGCTGGTTCGTCAGCCTTACTTAATTGACCCAACTTTCTTCGGCGGGACAGCCGTTCATCCCTCAAGACGTTACTTTCCGTATCCGACGACGTTTGCCCGTAACGACAGTTCAACGACTCCCGATGCCTATACCGACGCCAACATGACCACGACCTGGAATGGGTCGACCCTCATCAATGGTGTAGGTTCCGATGGCGACAAGTTGATTCGAATGTGGCGTCTCGGCGTCGAGCGCTCATCGGGTGTTGGCTTGTCGCTTGCTCAGTCTAAGTTTGCTTTTCAGTCGAACGACGACCTCGCCTTCGAACGCCCAGATGATGGCGACCTCTCCTCATTCCAGCGTTTTTATCAGCGTGGCGGAAGCGGAGTTCGACGGCAGGCCTTAGGGGAATACAGCTGGATGGTGATGCTGGTTCCCGAACCAACCGAGACCTATGAGTGCCGCGGTTCGTTGAGCAACACCGTCACCCGTCCCTACGAAAACTGGCTGAATCCTCCGATCAATTACAACCATATCGATTCCACGGTCACGACCGCCGTTCGTGCAGATTTACGAAGCATCGTCGAGGCCAAGGCAACCGACGAATACACGGCTCACGTGATCATCATGCGTAACCGACTGGGCCTGATTCCGGATGGGGATACCACCACGACTCCATCCGGTGCGGTGGATGGCGAAGACACATCCGACCCCGAATCGCTCGAATACACCAACGAACGCGTTTTACGAGTGACCGATTTCTTCGGCAGTGGCGGTTTCTCGACCGGAGAAGTCACGATCTTTCAAGAAGGCGGCACGCTCGAACAAGCTGAAGACCAAACACTGAAGATTAGCAACGGAGATTGGATTTGCTTGGCACGGCGTCTACCATCACGTCGCATCTTCCCTGGGATGCCACCCACGCGAACCAACTCACGTTATCCGCGTGGCGATATTTACCAATGGTATAAAGTCGTCATGGTCGATGACGTGGTTCCCGATGGCAGTGGCAACTACAGTCGTCGCTTGACGATCAACGGTCCCGACTGGCCGGTGGAAGAAACTGACGCCGACGGTACCGCTGGTACGCTGCTGAGCGTTCCCACCCATGCGATCATTGTCGACGGCGTCGTGGGCGTGTACTCGAAGCGGGTTCGATTGGAAACGCAAACACCCTGGTCTCCGTGA
- a CDS encoding transglutaminase TgpA family protein, translating to MKVERLLQISVALLAALGSLFLAFGQGGNSALPLLATIGAFLSVYLTDIKGWITLNRNLANFAALIAVVFSFFDFWDDGSSKLVAIAKLLIYLQVVLLFQPKTTRVYWHLAVLSLLQVVVAAALDFGVTFGLMLIPYMFTALTTLCLFFVYRETLRVDPELKAAHDAVENRPLFSFMAKKPVESNDSTVVSAPVISLSGQLPGNLASVFSSGKMFAQVLKMGFFTLCATVVLFYCFPRFDQGQLSQSFGGEFGATTGFKDQISLNDMGHILQSDRFVMRVRLSDLNTGTIIDTEYEPYFRGTSLSTYFPNSKTWIVGNLKNYQVSELKPPPLKTNLVRQQIATNQSIHFDRTNEGVLLFSIYPAYSSLNTARDIVDNQTLGIVSMATDAQAQVRQPDQYEMLVPWNPFGADADLIPCRHPLRDRQFHHYVQNDLTQVPLDKEFADTLFHGLTETADELVADIPVNGDEKPTQFAIAQRMERHFVLDGNYTYSLHVPVHMKNTRLDPIEDFVVNHRTGHCEFFASALAIMLRTQKIPARVVVGYKGGEFNSVGGYYAVKQKHAHAWVECFLSPDNLPVGISKEDYPNGAWLRLDPTPASRPSPNRKDSGTIFDTFLDWFDYVELAWRDYVVGMNSERQEKDIYKPLTDNLVKPFEGWVSREQWSKFFRDSLASMGIHMSDEWFSGFASIFTMLVLLLLVVIFELIRTLFRRYWTSIKRLFLRWFPSKSHRTGFYFKVEKLLSKAGWQRKESDTPREFITSVIADCKTRGIASEMLSPLSDLTDWYYQIRYGSKDLAPAQQDAISEHLLLIEQQTLAMRKIKR from the coding sequence ATGAAAGTAGAGCGGCTTCTCCAAATTAGCGTTGCCTTGTTGGCAGCCCTTGGTTCTCTCTTTCTCGCATTCGGACAAGGCGGTAACTCCGCGCTGCCTCTCTTGGCGACCATCGGTGCATTCCTGTCGGTTTACCTGACCGATATCAAGGGATGGATTACGCTGAATCGAAATCTGGCGAACTTCGCGGCGCTGATCGCAGTGGTGTTTTCTTTTTTCGACTTTTGGGACGATGGGAGTTCCAAGCTGGTTGCGATCGCGAAGCTGCTCATTTACCTGCAAGTCGTTTTGCTGTTCCAGCCGAAAACGACCCGCGTCTACTGGCATTTAGCGGTCTTAAGCCTGCTGCAAGTGGTGGTGGCTGCTGCGCTTGACTTTGGGGTTACGTTCGGCCTGATGCTGATTCCCTATATGTTCACCGCGCTCACGACGCTTTGTCTGTTCTTTGTTTATCGCGAGACGCTGCGCGTTGATCCAGAACTCAAAGCGGCTCACGATGCCGTCGAGAATCGCCCGTTGTTTTCCTTTATGGCCAAGAAGCCGGTCGAGTCGAATGACTCCACGGTTGTTTCCGCGCCGGTGATTTCGCTATCAGGACAACTGCCGGGCAACCTGGCTTCTGTCTTCTCGAGCGGTAAGATGTTTGCCCAAGTTTTGAAAATGGGCTTCTTCACGCTTTGTGCTACGGTTGTGTTGTTCTATTGCTTCCCGCGATTTGATCAGGGGCAATTGTCACAGTCTTTCGGTGGTGAATTTGGAGCCACGACGGGATTTAAAGACCAGATCTCGCTGAACGATATGGGGCATATCCTTCAAAGCGATCGATTCGTGATGCGGGTTAGACTGTCGGATTTAAACACCGGAACAATTATTGACACGGAATACGAGCCTTACTTCCGCGGAACGTCTCTCAGCACTTACTTTCCTAATAGCAAGACGTGGATTGTAGGCAACCTGAAGAACTATCAGGTTAGCGAACTGAAGCCTCCGCCGTTAAAGACGAACCTGGTTCGTCAGCAAATAGCTACGAATCAATCGATTCATTTCGATCGAACCAACGAAGGCGTGCTGCTGTTCAGTATTTATCCAGCTTATTCGTCACTGAACACGGCTCGCGACATCGTGGACAATCAAACGCTCGGTATCGTCTCGATGGCAACCGACGCGCAGGCCCAGGTTCGGCAGCCGGATCAATACGAAATGCTGGTTCCCTGGAATCCCTTTGGTGCGGATGCCGACCTAATCCCTTGCCGTCATCCACTCAGAGATCGCCAGTTCCATCACTACGTTCAAAACGATTTGACGCAGGTACCGCTCGATAAGGAGTTTGCCGATACGCTGTTTCATGGTTTGACGGAGACGGCCGACGAATTGGTAGCCGATATTCCCGTTAATGGGGACGAAAAGCCAACCCAATTCGCAATTGCCCAGCGTATGGAGCGCCACTTCGTGCTGGACGGCAACTATACCTATTCGTTGCATGTACCTGTGCATATGAAGAACACCCGTTTGGATCCCATCGAAGACTTCGTGGTGAATCACCGAACAGGGCACTGCGAGTTCTTTGCGAGTGCCTTGGCCATCATGCTGCGAACGCAGAAGATTCCTGCTCGGGTTGTCGTGGGCTACAAAGGGGGCGAGTTCAACTCGGTCGGCGGTTACTACGCCGTCAAGCAGAAGCACGCGCATGCGTGGGTCGAGTGTTTTCTTAGTCCCGACAATCTTCCTGTTGGGATTTCCAAAGAAGATTACCCCAATGGGGCCTGGCTGCGGCTGGATCCTACGCCTGCGTCACGTCCTTCACCGAACAGAAAGGATAGTGGTACCATCTTCGACACCTTCCTAGATTGGTTTGACTACGTCGAACTGGCCTGGCGTGACTATGTGGTGGGCATGAATAGCGAGCGCCAAGAGAAGGACATCTATAAACCCCTGACCGATAACCTGGTCAAGCCATTTGAAGGCTGGGTCAGCCGCGAGCAGTGGTCTAAGTTTTTCCGCGACAGCCTGGCCTCGATGGGCATTCACATGAGTGATGAATGGTTTAGCGGATTTGCATCGATCTTTACGATGCTAGTATTGCTCTTGTTAGTGGTGATCTTCGAGCTGATACGGACCCTCTTCCGACGCTATTGGACGAGCATCAAACGCTTGTTCTTGCGGTGGTTCCCAAGTAAGTCGCACCGCACGGGCTTCTATTTCAAGGTTGAGAAGCTACTTTCTAAAGCTGGGTGGCAGCGGAAAGAATCAGATACGCCGCGCGAGTTTATTACATCGGTTATCGCCGATTGCAAGACTCGTGGGATTGCCAGTGAGATGCTTTCCCCGCTGTCCGATCTTACCGATTGGTACTATCAGATCCGCTACGGCAGCAAAGATCTGGCGCCAGCTCAGCAAGACGCCATCAGCGAACATCTGCTGCTGATCGAGCAGCAGACGCTCGCCATGCGAAAGATTAAACGTTAA